A single Uloborus diversus isolate 005 chromosome 7, Udiv.v.3.1, whole genome shotgun sequence DNA region contains:
- the LOC129226066 gene encoding transmembrane protein 53-like: MDDDFEFYITFPVIAEPVVKKEPVVILFGWAGCVDRYLAKYSEIYQKKGCTTIRYITSTNVVSPRIIDEKKIYNLAGNVINLLLDMKFDKHPIFFHVFSNGGATVYRYVSEMMRKKHPDEFQIKGCIFDSCPAKVKASGFIRATLAMTEGNLITKYMIALVALFRATVIGIYSAMLCFFTGKINYYRLWNGLMEEPNMCPQLFLFSKADDVCCWDTIQEFADGRKKRGVDVKAVVFEESAHVKHMVTYRDEYLKHVYNFIDDNSRFEEPFNELIE; encoded by the exons ATGGATGACGATTTTGAGTTTTATATTACTTTTCCTGTGATCGCTGAACCTGTGGTAAAAAAGGAACCAGTTGTTATTCTTTTTGGTTGGGCTGGTTGTGTCGATAGATACTTagcaaaatacagtgaaatttatCAAAAGAAAGG GTGCACAACAATAAGGTACATAACTTCAACAAATGTAGTATCACCCAGAATTATTGATGAGAAGAAAATATACAACCTTGCTGGAAATGTAATTAATTTGCTGCTCGACATGAAGTTCGACAAACACCCAATATTCTTTCACGTTTTCAGCAATGGTGGTGCAACAGTTTATCGCTATGTTAGTGAAATGATGAGAAAGAAGCATCCAGATGAATTCCAG atCAAAGGATGTATTTTCGATAGCTGTCCAGCAAAAGTGAAAGCCTCTGGATTCATTCGAGCAACTTTAGCCATGACTGAAGGCAATCTTATCACAAAGTACATGATAGCACTTGTGGCTTTGTTCCGTGCAACTGTCATTGGAATATATAGCgcaatgttatgtttttttactGGTAAAATTAATTACTATAGGCTATGGAATGGTCTGATGGAAGAACCCAACATGTGTCCTCAATTGTTCCTTTTCTCAAAAGCAGATGATGTTTGTTGTTGGGATACAATTCAAGAGTTTGCAGATGGGCGTAAAAAAAGAGGGGTTGATGTTAAAGCTGTTGTGTTTGAGGAATCCGCTCATGTTAAGCACATGGTAACATATCGAGATGAGTATTTGAAGCACGTTTATAATTTTATTGATGATAATTCAAGATTTGAAGAACCATTTAATGAGCTAATAGAATAG